In Camelina sativa cultivar DH55 chromosome 16, Cs, whole genome shotgun sequence, a single window of DNA contains:
- the LOC104751882 gene encoding homeobox-leucine zipper protein ATHB-6 produces the protein MKRLSSSDSVGGLISLCPTTSTDEQSPRRYGGREFQSMLLEGYEEEEEAIVEERGHVGMSEKKRRLSINQVKALEKNFELENKLEPERKVKLAQELGLQPRQVAVWFQNRRARWKTKQLEKDYGVLKSQYDSLRLNFDSLRRDNESLLQEISKLKTKLNGGEEEEEEEENNAAAATTESDISVKEEEVSLPEKITEPPSSPPQFLEHSDGLNYRSFTDLLDLLPLKAAASSFAAAGSSDSSDSSALLNEESSSNVTVAAPVTAPAGNFFQFVKMEQTEDHGDFLSGEEACEFFSDEQPPSLHWYSTVDHWN, from the exons ATGAAGAGACTAAGTAGCTCAGATTCAGTGGGTGGTCTCATCTCTTTATGTCCTACCACTTCCACAG ATGAGCAGAGTCCGAGAAGATACGGTGGGAGAGAGTTTCAGTCGATGCTTCTCGAAGgttacgaggaagaagaagaagctatagTTGAGGAAAGAGGACACGTGGGGAtgtcggagaagaagagaaggttaaGCATTAACCAAGTAAAAGCCTTGGAGAAGAATTTTGAGTTGGAGAATAAGCTTGAGCCTGAGAGAAAAGTTAAGTTAGCTCAAGAACTTGGTCTTCAACCTCGTCAAGTTGCTGTTTGGTTTCAGAACCGTCGTGCTCGCTGGAAGACAAAACAGCTTGAGAAAGATTACGGTGTTCTTAAATCCCAATACGATTCTCTCCGCCTTAACTTTGATTCTCTCCGCCGTGACAATGAATCACTCCTCCAAGAG ATTAGTAAACTGAAAACTAAGCTTaacggaggagaagaagaagaagaagaagaggagaacaaCGCGGCGGCGGCGACAACAGAGAGTGATATTTCCGTCAAGGAGGAAGAAGTTTCGTTACCGGAGAAGATCACAGAACCGCCGTCGTCTCCTCCGCAGTTTCTAGAACATTCCGATGGTCTCAATTACCGAAGTTTCACGGATCTACTTGACCTTCTTCCACTAAAGGCGGCGGCTTCTTCGTTCGCAGCAGCTGGATCTTCAGACAGCAGCGACTCAAGCGCTCTTCTGAACGAGGAGAGCAGCTCTAACGTCACGGTGGCGGCGCCGGTGACGGCTCCCGCTGGTAATTTCTTCCAGTTTGTGAAAATGGAGCAGACAGAGGATCATGGTGACTTTCTGAGTGGTGAAGAAGCTTGCGAGTTCTTCTCCGATGAACAACCGCCGTCTCTACACTGGTACTCCACCGTTGATCACTGGAATTGA
- the LOC104753937 gene encoding uncharacterized protein LOC104753937 codes for MDSWSSDEEVEKMVEEEVNNVVEEIQYHYTHPEVPPAPIVRRVHINRNREEGHIQLWNDYISDNPTYTHAMFRRRFRMNKPLFIRIVNTIENGVPYFTQKRDATGRLGLSALQKCTAAIRMMAIGCSADAVDEYLRLAEITAHKCLEKFVDGVINLFGDEYLRRPTSEDLQRLLNIGEHRGFPGMVGSIDYMHWEWKNCPTAWKGQYSRGSGKPTIVLEPVASQDLWIWHAFFGPPEGRAPRVTYIVNGRQYKMAYYLTDGIYPKWATFIQSITLPRGRKAKLFAQYQEACRKDVELEDERHDYNFYYPSEFYHGEGSGTSHVDLAYSTDMATNLNNMMGNRNDVQDTKMHDRLKKDLIEHIWQKFGAIQQ; via the exons ATGGATAGTTGGAGTTCTGATGAGGAAGTTGAGAAAATGGTAGAAGAGGAGGTTAATAATGTAGTGGAGGAGATTCAGTACCACTACACTCACCCGGAAGTACCACCAGCTCCAATAGTCCGAAGAGTGCACATTAATAGAAACCGCGAAGAAGGCCACATTCAGTTGTGGAATGATTATATTAGTGATAATCCGACGTACACTCATGCTATGTTCCGCCGTCGCTTTAGAATGAATAAACCATTGTTCATACGTATTGTAAATactattgagaatggagtcccATACTTCACACAAAAACGAGATGCTACAGGAAGACTCGGTCTTTctgcacttcaaaaatgtacgGCAGCTATCCGTATGATGGCAATCGGATGTTCGGCAGATGCGGTGGATGAATATTTACGACTGGCTGAAATAACCGCCCACAAATGCCTTGAAAAATTTGTAGACGGAGTTATAAATCTTTTTGGAGACGAGTATCTCAGAAGACCTACATCGGAAGACCTCCAACGATTACTGAATATTGGAGAACATCGCGGTTTCCCCGGAATGGTAGGGAGCATAGATtatatgcattgggagtggaagaattgtccaactGCATGGAAAGGACAATATTCACGTGGGTCTGGAAAACCGACAATCGTACTAGAACCTGTGGCATCtcaagatttatggatttggcacgcatTTTTCGGACCACCAG AGGGCCGAGCTCCGAGAGTTACATACATTGTCAATGGACGGCAATACAAAATGGCTTACTACCTCACTGACGGTATCTATCCCAAATGggcaactttcatccaatccATTACACTTCCACGTGGCcgaaaagcaaaactttttgCTCAATATCAAGAAGCATGTCggaaagatgtagagc tcgaagacgaacgacatgacTACAATTTCTACTATCCATCAGAGTTCTATCACGGGGAAGGAAGCGGAACTTCTCATGTCGATTTAGCGTATTCTACAGATATGGCAACAAATCTAAATAACATGATGGGCAATCGAAATGACGTTCAAGATACAAAAATGCATGATCGTTTgaaaaaagacttgattgagcatatctggcaaaaatttggtgcaatCCAACAATAA
- the LOC104751883 gene encoding monofunctional riboflavin biosynthesis protein RIBA 2, chloroplastic, giving the protein MKMASLTLRCDATHLFPLRDVVVKGTKLSRTSWVCSRVVSKRFNVRMRVVSEEGDAFSTSKINGSSSMGIELQPDLVSFGTLAAEMIPTTMDSSDVDDEEFDLDRPTDGFASISQAIEDVRQGKMVVVVDDEDRENEGDLIMAASLVTPEAMAFVVKHGTGIVCVSMKGEDLERLELPLMVTRKDNEEKLRTAFTVSVDAKQGTSTGVSARDRAQTILALASKDSKPQDFNRPGHIFPLRYREGGVLKRAGHTEASVDLTVLAGLEPASVLCEIVDDDGSMARLPRLRRFAQDNNLKIISIADLIRYRRKRERLVEFTAVAPIPTMWGPFKAHCFKSLLDGVEHIAMVKGEIGDGKDILVRVHAECITDDIFGNSSGGKQLAIAMRLIEETGRGVFVYLRGPESKGIDLSHKPRTYNSNSDQAEGVSFPVASREYGIGAQILRDLGVREMKVMTNNPAHYVGLKGYGLSISGKVPLISPT; this is encoded by the exons ATGAAAATGGCGTCGCTAACTCTCCGCTGCGACGCGACGCATCTCTTTCCTTTACG tgaTGTTGTTGTTAAGGGAACAAAACTATCTAGAACGAGCTGGGTGTGTTCTAGGGTTGTATCAAAGAGGTTCAATGTTAGAATGAGAGTGGTATCTGAGGAAGGAGATGCATTCTCTACCTCTAAGATTAATGGATCATCATCAATGGGGATTGAGTTGCAGCcggatttggtttcttttggaaCATTAGCTGCTGAAATGATTCCCACGACAATGGATTCTtctgatgttgatgatgaagagttTGATCTTGATCGACCTACTGATGGATTTGCGTCTATTTCTCAAGCTATTGAGGATGTTCGACAGGGCAAG atGGTAGTTGTTGTAGATGATGAGGATAGAGAAAACGAAGGAGATTTGATAATGGCGGCATCGTTGGTAACACCTGAAGCTATGGCTTTTGTGGTTAAGCATGGGACTGGAATCGTGTGTGTGAGCATGAAAGGCGAAGACTTGGAGAGGTTAGAGCTTCCTTTGATGGTGACGCGAAAGGATAACGAGGAAAAACTCCGCACGGCCTTCACGGTTTCAGTG GACGCCAAACAAGGAACATCCACTGGTGTCTCAGCTCGTGATAGGGCACAAACAATATTGGCCCTTGcatcaaaagattcaaaacctCAAGATTTCAATCGTCCTGGTCATATCTTTCCTTTGAGATACAGAGAAGGCGGTGTTCTCAAAAGAGCAGGGCATACAGAAGCCTCTGTTGACTTGACTGTGTTGGCCGGTTTAGAACCAGCATCTGTTTTATGTGAGATTGTAGATGATGATGGTTCAATGGCTAGATTACCAAGACTCCGCCGATTTGCTCAAGATAACAACTTGAAAATAATCTCAATCGCCGACTTAATCAG ATACCgaaggaaaagagagagactgGTAGAGTTTACTGCAGTTGCGCCTATACCGACAATGTGGGGACCCTTCAAAGCACATTGCTTCAAGTCATTGCTTGATGGAGTTGAGCACATTGCAATggtcaaa GGAGAAATAGGAGATGGGAAGGATATTCTCGTGAGAGTACATGCGGAGTGTATCACGGATGATATTTTCGGAAATAGCTCTGGTGGAAAACAGTTAGCTATTGCAATGAGACTGATTGAAGAAACTGGGAGAGGTGTTTTTGTCTACTTACGTGGTCCGGAAAGTAAAGGCATTGACCTAAGCCACAAGCCTCGTACGTACAACAGCAATTCAGATCAAGCCGAGGGTGTTTCATTCCCCGTTGCTTCACGGGAATACGGCATTGGAGCACAA ATACTGAGGGATCTTGGAGTTAGAGAGATGAAGGTGATGACTAATAACCCAGCACATTACGTTGGTCTTAAAGGCTATGGTTTATCAATTTCTGGCAAGGTTCCACTCATTAGTCCGACCTAG
- the LOC104751884 gene encoding protein MIZU-KUSSEI 1-like translates to MSTAKVRAPLEFQSTVVTTVDCQKQVQSWRLLRSFIQLLIPTCNCTLVQELEQDNPSLRGKKLYNDIKSRTSSFRSSSSLSSSTVTGTIFGYRKGKINFCIQTPRKSTSLDLLLELAVPTTVLAREMRGGALRIVLEHNNEEDSPFWNMYCNGKRVGYARKRCPSKDDLAALDALSKVVVGAGVVTGKELGRFDDELMYLRASFRRVSGSKESEAFHLIDPAGNIGQELSIFFVPSSV, encoded by the coding sequence ATGTCAACGGCCAAAGTCAGAGCTCCACTAGAGTTCCAATCGACGGTGGTTACCACCGTAGACTGCCAGAAACAAGTTCAGTCATGGCGTCTCCTCCGCTCATTCATTCAGCTTCTCATCCCAACTTGCAACTGCACCTTAGTCCAAGAACTTGAACAAGACAACCCTAGCTTGAGAGGCAAAAAACTCTACAACGACATCAAGTCACGCACGTCCTCTTTTCGTTCCTCCTCTTCCCTGTCTTCTTCCACAGTCACAGGAACAATCTTTGGATACCGTAAAGGAAAAATCAACTTCTGTATCCAAACACCAAGAAAATCGACAAGCCTCGATCTTCTTCTCGAGCTAGCCGTTCCAACCACGGTTTTAGCTCGAGAAATGAGAGGAGGAGCGTTGCGTATAGTGTTAGAACATAACAACGAAGAAGACTCTCCATTTTGGAATATGTACTGTAACGGAAAAAGAGTAGGGTATGCAAGAAAACGCTGTCCGTCGAAGGATGACTTGGCGGCGTTGGATGCTCTGAGTAAGGTGGTGGTTGGAGCCGGAGTTGTGACTGGGAAAGAACTTGGTCGgtttgatgatgaattgatgtaTTTGAGAGCTAGCTTTAGACGAGTTAGTGGTTCGAAAGAATCTGAAGCTTTCCATTTGATTGATCCAGCTGGGAATATCGGACAAGAACTCAGTATCTTTTTCGTCCCATCATCGGTTTGA